The sequence GGCCCAGGGCGAGTTGGGCGCCGGCGCGCGCAGGTACTCGCGGTAGCGCACCGTGTTCTGGATCATGAACTCGTTGAAGTCGTCGAGCTGCGCCTGGCTGGCCAGGATCTGCGCCTGCCCCAGGTTCTGCCGCGGCGAGCGCCCGCTCTCGGCGTAGTAGACCAGCTCCTCGGCCACGTGCGACAGCCCCTCGTCCAGCCACAGCGTCTCGGCGGGCGCGTGCGTCACGTACAGCCGGCGCGAGTGGTTGATCAGGTGCTGCAGCTCGTGCGCGGTGGTGCTGAGCGTGCTCTCGCGCACGTACGCCTTGTCGCGCACGTGCCCGTTGATGCTCCCGGTGGGGTCCACCGACAGCAGGTAGAACATCTCGGCCAGGTTGCTGGTCGGGCAGGCCTGGAACTGCGAGGTCTCCGTGCGCGGGAAGAGGTCGCGCTCGTAGAAGAAGCCGCCGTAGATGAACCCGGCGCCCGGCGGGGTCAGCTCGTTCACCGCGCGGGTGTAGAGGATGATGACCTTGCCGTTGGCGTCGAGGTCGGTCGGCGTGCCGAAGTTGGCGATGTCGGTGGGATAGATCTTGGCCTCGAACTCGTCGGCGATCGACTGGTACTCGGCCGCCGTGAAGCCCCCCGACGGGTTGTTCAGGTCCTCGTAGATCGCCACGTGCGCCGCGCTGGCCACCTGCCGGGCGGGATGGTAGACGGGCTCCTCGCACCCCGTCTCGCTCAGCGCGTCGACGTTGAAGGTCTTGATGGAGCCCTGCGCCAGCACGTTGATGGTGGAGGTGTCGGTCTGCCCCCCCGCCTTCACGATGATGTCGGTGGTGCCGACGGACACGCCGGTGACCTTGCCGTCGCCGGTGACCGAGGCCACGCCGGGGTTCTCGCTCTTGAAGCTGGCGCCGTTCACCGACACGGTGGTGCCCGCGTCGTTCTTCCCCGTCACGGTCAGGCGGAAGGTGTCGCCCACGCTCAGGAAGTAGGTGCTGGGCTCCACGTCGAGCTGGGCCAGCGGTTCGCCTCCCGTGCCGTCGCTGCAGGCGGCCAGGCCGCCCAGGGCAAGTAGGAGGAGCGGGAGGGTACGCTTCATGTTGGGCTCAGCGGTGAGGGATCGGTGCCCGCGCGCTCTCGCGCGGACGCGTTAGAACGCCCCGCGCGGCACGTCTGCGACACGCGCGGGAAGCTGGTGGTTCGTCTGCTGCCGGATAGTGTAGGAACGTCCGTCCGAAAACGGAAGGCACCCCCGACCGCCGCGCGCGCCCGCACGGCGGTGTTCCTGCGCCCACAACTCGATGCAGTGAAAGGAGTTGTACGCATTCGCGGTGCGATGGTTCCGCGGGTGTGGTCCGGCCGCGCGGCGGGTGCTATCTTCCCGCGCCGCTCCCGGCCCAACCCGCACTCCGTCTACGTTCTTCGAGCCATGCCCGACGTCCGCCACTTCCTGTCCATCCCCGACTTCACGCGCGAGGAGCTGATCGCCACGCTCGACCTGGCGGCGCGCATGAAGCGGGGCGAATACGCCGCGAAGCCGCTGGCGGGCAAGACGCTGGCCATGATCTTCACCAAGAGCTCCACGCGCACCCGCGTGTCGTTCGAGGTGGGAACGTACCAGCTGGGCGGCCACGCGCTCTTCCTCTCCAGCCGCGACATCCAGCTGGGTCGCGGCGAGCCCATCGCCGACACCGCCCGCGTGCTCAGCCGCTACGTGGACGGGATCATGATCCGCACCTTCGCGCAGCAGGACGTGGAAGACCTGGCGCGCTTCGGGTCGATCCCGGTGATCAACGGGCTGACCGACCTGCTTCATCCGTGCCAGATCATGGCCGACCTGCAGACCATCCGCGAGAGCTTCGGGCCCGACCTCGAGCCGGTGAAGGTGGCGTGGGTGGGCGACGGCAACAACATGGCCAACTCCTGGCTGAACGCCGCGTACCGCCTGGGCTTCGAGCTGCGCCTGGCCGTGCCCGCCGGCTACGAGCCCGACGCGGAGATCCTGGCGCGCGCCCGCTCGGCCGCCAACGTCGTGCTCACCCACGATCCCCGCGAGGCCGTCGAAGGCGCGGACGTGGTCAACACCGACGTGTGGACGTCGATGGGCCAGGAGGAGGAGGCGCAGAAGCGGCTGCGCGACTTCCAGGGCTACTACGTGGACGACGCGCTGATGGCGCGCGCGTCCCGGCGCTCCATCTTCCTCCACTGCCTCCCCGCGCACCGCGGCGAGGAGGTGGCCGACGAGGTGATCGAGGGCCCGCGCAGCCGCGTGTGGGACGAGGCCGAGAACCGCCTGCACGCGCAGAAGGCGATCATGGTGAAGCTGATGGCCCCCGACGCCGCCTGACCTCCGCCGCGGACGCCCTCGCGTCCCCCACGGAGGGACCGCCGCGCTCCCCGCCCGCCGACGCATTGGCTCGCATGATTGGGGACACGCGAGCGGATGGAGCACCCTACCGTGAAGCCCCTCGCCGGAGTGTCCGGCGAGGGGCTTCGATGTATCAGCGCACGACACGGTGTCTGCGGGAACGACATAGATCGCGGTCACGGATCGCAATCTCCGACGCCGCGAACCTTGGCCCGCTCACTTGACGGGCGGAGCGAGCTTGAACGGGTCGGCCGCGTCGAGGCTTACGGCGTAGCCGAGGTCGCCGAGACTACTCACCGTGATGCGGCTGAGGGGCCGCGAGGCCTTGTGGACGGTCGGCGTCATCGACTCCGGAGCGAAGGTCTTTTCCTGCCAGTGGTCGTCCGACTTCCCGATCCCCTCGTCGATGGGGACGGGAACGGGAGAGACCGCGCCCCGCAACCGGGCGTACTCCTGCATCGCCATAGTGCCACGGAAGACCAGCTGTCCCGCAGCATCCTTTTCCACGAGCTTCCGGTCACGCCAGACGACACCGAAGCCCAGCGCGTGTGCAAGCTCGTGGACGGCGACGTCTCCTAAGCGACCATCCTCCTGCAACTCGTCGAGCTCGGCGGTGTCGAACTCAATCTTCACCACGCGGGGAAGCCCGGCGAGCGGGCCCACGGGCCACTTACGTACAGACTGGGTTGATGCGACCACGCCCCCGTGCTTGCCGAAACTCGCGGTGACATGTACGAGGAGCCCACGGACCTTTGTTCCCCCGACCTCCTGAACCATTCCCGCGGGGCCGCGAACGAGCTTGACCCACCGTTCGGCCGCACCAACCACCACCTCCTGCTGCACGGGAGTGAGCCGGTCGGTGATCCGGAGCTCGATCTGGAACCCATCGTCGGCGCCGACGCGGCGCACAACTGTCGAGGCGGCGCCGCGCGGCAGTTCCCTGCGATCAGGGGAAGAACAGTATCCCCACAGACACCACGCCGTGCTTGGCGATGCCGCCGCGGAGCTGAAACGGGATGACGCCTCGCGGCGCGACGCGTTGCGCGACGCGGAGCTCCACCGAGTCCTCTCCGTCGAGGTCGTTGTCGAAGGTGTACTCCACGCGCACCTGCGTTCCCTTCGCGGGAACGACGGCCAGCGAGGCTCCCGGGCGAAAACCGGTCGTGGTGAGACCGGCCTCCGGGTCCGTCCTCCCGTAGGCCATGCTCCCGACCACCTCGACGTGCGAACCGAGCTCTTGGGTCAGCGAGGCGGCAGCGGTATACGACTGCGCCACGTCCACAACCCAAACTCCCTCGCCGCTCACCGCCAGCGTGGTTCCGAGCGAGGCGAGCGCCTTGCTGGGCACCCCCACCTCCACTGTGGCGGAGAACGCGTTCGTTCCGTCCACCCCGTCTGGCTCGCTCCGGGCGTAGCCCAGCGCTGCCTCGACCGGAACAGCACCTTCCCACGAGAATCCGGCCGCTCCCGAGAAACCGCTCGCGTTGTCGCTCACGCGGCCAGCGGGGCCGAAGAACCAGTTCACCTTCGGGGCCGCGGTGGCGGCGGCGACCAGTTGCACCGGTTGTCCGGCGTCCACCACCTGCCGCCCGGACTCGCGGATCCCGCCGGGAAAGCCAATCTGTGCGTGCGCGGCCACGGGTGCGGCGCCGAGCAGGGCGAGCAGCGCGAGCGAACGAATCATTCCTGTGTTCATGTGAGATCCACGGTGAGAGGGAGGTGCGTGCGGGTGCGATGGAGGACGAACGTCCTCCGCCTGAATCGGATGGTCGTATGCCGGCGTTTTTCCCACCGACGTCGTGCAGCAATCCGGAATACGCGCCCCGACACAGCTTCCCGCTTCGGCGTCAGAGATGCGCGCCCGGAGGGCCGGGACACCGCCACGCGCGCGCCGTCGCCGCGTGACCGCGCGGATGCCGGGCGCGGCGGAGGCCCGGCGCCGTTGGCCACAGCGGTATCGTGGCCTACGGCGCGCGCAGCCCGGTTTGGCGTCTCGGCGCCAAACACGCCCAGAACCCGCCGTTCAGCCTTTGCGGCTCTCCTCGACGCGCCGTATCTTCCGCGCCGTTCCTGAACTCATCGCGAGCGAAACACGATCCGAACCGCGTCGGAGAGCACCCGATGGCTGACCGCATCCTTCCCATCGCCCACCAGCCCGCACTCCCGCGCGAGCGGCTGATCCTGGCCGAGGCGCCCGACGCCGAGGCGCTGGAGATGGACGTGGTGATCGTCGGCGCCGGGCCGGCGGGGCTGGCCTGCGCCATCGAGCTCGCGCGGCTGGCGAAGAAGGACGGAGAGGCGGGCGGCGCGCTGGGCGAGCTGCAGATCGCCATCCTCGACAAGGCGGCGGCGCTCGGCGAGCACAACCTGTCGGGCGCCGTGGTCAACCCACGCGCCTTCCGGGAGCTGTTCCCGGAGATGAAGGACAGCGACTTCCCCTTCCGCGGCGAGGTGAAGCGCGAGCAGGTGCTGCTCCTGCGCGAGAACGGCCAGATCCGCCTTCCCACGCCGCCGCCGATGAAGAACCACGGCAACTACATCGCCTCGATCTGCGAGATCGTGCGATGGCTGGGAACGAAGGCCGAGGAGCTGGAGATCAACGTCCTCCCCGGCTTCCCCGTCGATTCCCTGCTGGTGGACGGGCAGAAGGTGATCGGCTGCCGGACGACGCCGTCGGGACTCAAGCGCGACGGCACGCCCGGACCCGGCTCGGAGCCGCCGACGGACCTCACCGCGCGCGTCACCGTCCTGGCCGAGGGAACGCGCGGGGCGCTGGGGCAGGCCTGGCGCGACTGGCAGGGGATCGGCTCGGAGAACCCGCAGATCTTCGCGCTGGGCGTAAAGGAGCTGTGGGAGACGAAGGTGCCGTTCGAGGGGATCGTGCACACGCTCGGGTGGCCGCTTCCGCGCGACGCATTCGGCGGCTCGTTCATGTACGCGCTGGAGCCGAACCTCGTCGCGCTCGGCCTCGTCGTGGGCCTGGACTACAAGTCGTCGACGCTCGACGTGCACCAGCTCTTCCAGCGGATGAAGCAGCACCCGTTCTTCCGCAGGTACCTGGAGGGCGGGGAGATGGTGGAGTGGGGTGCGAAGACCATCCCCGAGGGCGGCTTCTACGCCCTCCCCCAGCGCCGCACCGGTGACGGGATGGTGATGGTGGGCGACACCGCGGGCTTCGTTGACGTGCCGTCGCTCAAGGGGATCCACTACGCGATGCAGAGCGGGATCTACGCCGCGCGCGCCATCTTCGACGCGCTGAAGGCGGGCGACACCTCGCAGGCGGGGCTCGCCGCGTACGACAAGGCGGTCGACCAGAGCTACATCCGCGAGGACCTGTTCCGCACGCGCAACATGCGGCTGGCGTTCAAGAGCGGCTTCTTCGTGGGCGGCTTCAAGGCGGGGCTGATGACGCTCACCGGCGGCAAGGTGCCGGGCGGGAAGATCTCCATGCACGCCGACGCCGAGGCGCCGCGGCAGGTGGCGCCCGAGCAGCCGTTCGTCCCCGATGGCAAGCTGACCTTCAGCAAGGTGGACGCGGTGTTCAAGAGCGGGAACCAGACCCGCGACGACATCCCCAGTCACCTGATCGTCGGCCAGGACGTGGACGGCGAGGTGGCCGACTTCTACGCGCACGTCTGCCCCGCCGGCGTCTACGAGCGCCAGGGCGACAAGCTGGTGGTCAACGCGCCGAACTGCATCGACTGCAAGGCGACGGACGTGGTGGGTCCACGCTGGACGCCGCGCGAGGGCGGGAGCGGGCCGGCGTACAAGCGGATGTGAGGAATCGAAAAAGATTTGTCTCACGCAGAGGAGCAGAGGCAGCAGAGGTGAGTTCTCTGCTGCCTCTGCTCCTCTGCGTGAGACCATAGGTTGTCTCTGTTTTGATGAGTTGAGTGCGATGGAATCCCCGGTCCGACGTGACTACGCGCGGCTGGCGGCGCGGTACGACCGACGCTGGCGCGCGTACAACGAGCAGAGCTTGGCGCTGCTGCGGCCGTTCGTCGCCGGCGCGAACGTGCGCCACCTGCTCGACGCGGGGTGCGGCACGGGAAACCTGCTGCCGCGGCTCGCCGCGTGGGGCGTCGGCGTGCACCACTACGTCGGCGTGGACCTGTCGCCGGAGATGCTGGCGGTCGCGGAGGCGAAGGCCGCGGCCGCGCCGTTCCCCGCGGTGCTCGTGGATGCGGACGTCGCCGCGCTGCCGATGCCGCCGGCGATGTTCCAGACGGCGGTCTCCGCCTCCGCGCTGCACGACTGGCCGCACCCGGAGCGCGCACTGGCGGAGATCCGCCGCGTGCTCGGCAACGGCGGCCGCTTCCTCCTCCTCGACTGGTGCCGCGACACCCTTCCGATGCAGGCGCTGAACACCTTTCTCCGCGTCACCCGCAATCCCTTCCACCGCATGTACTCGCGCGACGAGGCGGCGGCGCTGCTGCGGGGCGCCGGCTTCCGCGTCGCCGCCGAGCATCGCCGGTCCATCCGCTTCCCCTGGCACCTGATGGCGTTCGACTGCGTGGCCGAGTGACGAAAAAGAGGGATCACACGGCACGGAGGGAACGGAGGAAACGGAGGACTTCTTCATCTCCGTTCCCTCCGTTTCCTCCGTGTGATCTTCTCCTGTAGAACCGGGGGAAGGTTGTCCGCCGGGGCCACGCGCAGATACATTTCCGCCTCCCCCCGCCCCGTCTCCGCGCTCCCCGGCACCGCGATGCAGCACGCGCAGACCGCCCCCGGGTTCGACCCGCGCAAGATCATCACCGCCGAGTCGTTCCACGTGGCGCCGCACCTGCTGGGGCTGCCGCTGGCGTCGCCCGGCCGCCGGCTCACGGCCATCCTCATCGACCTGCTCCTCGTCGCCATCCTGGCCAACAGCGGC comes from Longimicrobium sp. and encodes:
- a CDS encoding electron-transfer flavoprotein:ubiquinone oxidoreductase; translated protein: MADRILPIAHQPALPRERLILAEAPDAEALEMDVVIVGAGPAGLACAIELARLAKKDGEAGGALGELQIAILDKAAALGEHNLSGAVVNPRAFRELFPEMKDSDFPFRGEVKREQVLLLRENGQIRLPTPPPMKNHGNYIASICEIVRWLGTKAEELEINVLPGFPVDSLLVDGQKVIGCRTTPSGLKRDGTPGPGSEPPTDLTARVTVLAEGTRGALGQAWRDWQGIGSENPQIFALGVKELWETKVPFEGIVHTLGWPLPRDAFGGSFMYALEPNLVALGLVVGLDYKSSTLDVHQLFQRMKQHPFFRRYLEGGEMVEWGAKTIPEGGFYALPQRRTGDGMVMVGDTAGFVDVPSLKGIHYAMQSGIYAARAIFDALKAGDTSQAGLAAYDKAVDQSYIREDLFRTRNMRLAFKSGFFVGGFKAGLMTLTGGKVPGGKISMHADAEAPRQVAPEQPFVPDGKLTFSKVDAVFKSGNQTRDDIPSHLIVGQDVDGEVADFYAHVCPAGVYERQGDKLVVNAPNCIDCKATDVVGPRWTPREGGSGPAYKRM
- a CDS encoding methyltransferase domain-containing protein, whose amino-acid sequence is MESPVRRDYARLAARYDRRWRAYNEQSLALLRPFVAGANVRHLLDAGCGTGNLLPRLAAWGVGVHHYVGVDLSPEMLAVAEAKAAAAPFPAVLVDADVAALPMPPAMFQTAVSASALHDWPHPERALAEIRRVLGNGGRFLLLDWCRDTLPMQALNTFLRVTRNPFHRMYSRDEAAALLRGAGFRVAAEHRRSIRFPWHLMAFDCVAE
- the argF gene encoding ornithine carbamoyltransferase; protein product: MPDVRHFLSIPDFTREELIATLDLAARMKRGEYAAKPLAGKTLAMIFTKSSTRTRVSFEVGTYQLGGHALFLSSRDIQLGRGEPIADTARVLSRYVDGIMIRTFAQQDVEDLARFGSIPVINGLTDLLHPCQIMADLQTIRESFGPDLEPVKVAWVGDGNNMANSWLNAAYRLGFELRLAVPAGYEPDAEILARARSAANVVLTHDPREAVEGADVVNTDVWTSMGQEEEAQKRLRDFQGYYVDDALMARASRRSIFLHCLPAHRGEEVADEVIEGPRSRVWDEAENRLHAQKAIMVKLMAPDAA
- a CDS encoding Ig-like domain-containing protein; the protein is MKRTLPLLLLALGGLAACSDGTGGEPLAQLDVEPSTYFLSVGDTFRLTVTGKNDAGTTVSVNGASFKSENPGVASVTGDGKVTGVSVGTTDIIVKAGGQTDTSTINVLAQGSIKTFNVDALSETGCEEPVYHPARQVASAAHVAIYEDLNNPSGGFTAAEYQSIADEFEAKIYPTDIANFGTPTDLDANGKVIILYTRAVNELTPPGAGFIYGGFFYERDLFPRTETSQFQACPTSNLAEMFYLLSVDPTGSINGHVRDKAYVRESTLSTTAHELQHLINHSRRLYVTHAPAETLWLDEGLSHVAEELVYYAESGRSPRQNLGQAQILASQAQLDDFNEFMIQNTVRYREYLRAPAPNSPWANNDELETRGATWSYLRYLADRKGGSEPAFWAALVNSSTTGIGNLNAATGTDATAWARDWAVSNYTDDAGFTTGAQFTQPSWNYRDIFKNSGLGGTYPLQVSTLGAGTTGVSVKAGSAAYLKFGVAAGQQGDIRVAPSGGTVAGACTVLNLNVGDVHQVVMGTGVALCPAGGAAGAEFVVIPFYGSATSDATIGIGVTAANVIAPVGPPNPSRTAESSLVSPFPLDHYGLSRPYDGGLELRLRLRERRIAERLRPSTTSGARRDANAVDGPNGVTVNVVRTK